In one Oryza glaberrima chromosome 2, OglaRS2, whole genome shotgun sequence genomic region, the following are encoded:
- the LOC127761168 gene encoding polyamine transporter PUT1 isoform X3 produces MGECGTEYRGLPDGDAGGPMPSSARTVSMIPLIFLIFYEVSGGPFGIEDSVGAAGPLLAIIGFLVLPVIWSIPEALITAELGAMFPENGGYVVWVASALGPYWGFQQGWMKWLSGVIDNALYPVLFLDYLKSGVPALGGGAPRAFAVVGLTAVLTLLNYRGLTVVGWVAICLGVFSLLPFFVMGLIALPKLRPARWLVIDLHNVDWNLYLNTLFWNLNYWDSISTLAGEVKNPGKTLPKALFYAVIFVVVAYLYPLLAGTGAVPLDRGQWTDGYFAHIAKLLGGAWLMWWVQSAAALSNMGMFVAEMSSDSYQLLGMAERGMLPSFFAARSRYGTPLAGILFSASGVLLLSMMSFQEIVAAENFLYCFGMLLEFVAFILHRVRRPDAARPYRVPLGTAGCVAMLVPPTALITVVLALSTLKVAVVSLGAVAMGLVLQPALRFVEKKRWLRFSVNPDLPEIGVIRPPAAPDEPLVP; encoded by the coding sequence ATGGGCGAGTGCGGCACGGAGTACAGGGGCCtccccgacggcgacgccggcgggccAATGCCGTCGTCGGCACGCACGGTTTCGATGATCCCGctcatcttcctcatcttctACGAGGTGTCCGGCGGGCCGTTCGGGATCGAGGACAGCGTGGGCGCGGCCGGGCCGCTGCTCGCCATCATCGGCTTCTTGGTCCTCCCCGTCATCTGGAGCATCCCGGAGGCGCTGATCACGGCGGAGCTGGGCGCCATGTTCCCGGAGAACGGCGGGTACGTCGTGTGGGTGGCGTCGGCGCTCGGCCCGTACTGGGGGTTCCAGCAAGGGTGGATGAAGTGGCTGAGCGGCGTCATCGACAACGCGCTCTACCCCGTCCTCTTCTTGGACTACCTCAAGTCCGGCGTCCCGGCGCTCGGCGGAGGCGCGCCGAGGgcgttcgccgtcgtcggcctGACGGCCGTGCTGACATTGCTGAATTACCGGGGGCTCACCGTCGTCGGATGGGTGGCGATCTGCCTTGGcgtcttctccctcctccctttttTCGTCATGGGGCTCATCGCGCTCCCCAAGCTCCGGCCGGCGAGGTGGCTCGTGATCGACCTCCACAACGTCGATTGGAATCTGTACCTGAACACTCTGTTCTGGAACCTCAACTACTGGGATTCGATCAGCACGTTGGCCGGCGAGGTGAAGAATCCCGGCAAGACGCTGCCCAAGGCGCTGTTCTACGCGGTCATCTTCGTGGTGGTCGCCTACCTGTACCCTCTCCTCGCCGGGACGGGAGCCGTGCCGCTGGACAGGGGGCAGTGGACAGACGGCTACTTCGCGCACATCGCGAAGCTGCTCGGCGGCGCGTGGCTGATGTGGTGGgtgcagtcggcggcggcgctgtcgaACATGGGCATGTTCGTGGCGGAGATGAGCAGCGACTCGTACCAGCTGCTGGGCATGGCGGAGCGGGGCATGCTCCCGTCCTTCTTCGCGGCGCGGTCGCGGTACGGCACGCCGCTGGCGGGCATCCTCTTCTCGGCCTCCGGCGTGCTGCTGCTCTCGATGATGAGCTTCCAGGAGATCGTGGCGGCCGAGAACTTCCTCTACTGCTTCGGCATGCTCCTCGAGTTCGTCGCCTTCATCCTGCACCGGGTGAGGCGCCCCGACGCGGCGCGCCCATACAGGGTGCCGCTGGGCACAGCCGGGTGCGTGGCGATGCTGGTGCCGCCGACGGCGCTGATCACCGTGGTGCTCGCGCTGTCCACGCtgaaggtggcggtggtgagCCTCGGCGCGGTGGCCATGGGGCTCGTGCTGCAGCCGGCGCTGAGGTTCGTGGAGAAGAAGCGGTGGCTGAGGTTCTCCGTTAACCCGGATCTCCCGGAGATCGGCGTGAttcgcccgcccgccgcgccggacGAGCCGTTGGTTCCGTAG
- the LOC127761168 gene encoding polyamine transporter PUT1 isoform X2: protein MQKPTVESAQPANGAAPMGECGTEYRGLPDGDAGGPMPSSARTVSMIPLIFLIFYEVSGGPFGIEDSVGAAGPLLAIIGFLVLPVIWSIPEALITAELGAMFPENGGYVVWVASALGPYWGFQQGWMKWLSGVIDNALYPVLFLDYLKSGVPALGGGAPRAFAVVGLTAVLTLLNYRGLTVVGWVAICLGVFSLLPFFVMGLIALPKLRPARWLVIDLHNVDWNLYLNTLFWNLNYWDSISTLAGEVKNPGKTLPKALFYAVIFVVVAYLYPLLAGTGAVPLDRGQWTDGYFAHIAKLLGGAWLMWWVQSAAALSNMGMFVAEMSSDSYQLLGMAERGMLPSFFAARSRYGTPLAGILFSASGVLLLSMMSFQEIVAAENFLYCFGMLLEFVAFILHRVRRPDAARPYRVPLGTAGCVAMLVPPTALITVVLALSTLKVAVVSLGAVAMGLVLQPALRFVEKKRWLRFSVNPDLPEIGVIRPPAAPDEPLVP from the coding sequence ATGCAGAAGCCCACCGTCGAGAGCGCCCAACCGGCGAACGGTGCCGCTCCGATGGGCGAGTGCGGCACGGAGTACAGGGGCCtccccgacggcgacgccggcgggccAATGCCGTCGTCGGCACGCACGGTTTCGATGATCCCGctcatcttcctcatcttctACGAGGTGTCCGGCGGGCCGTTCGGGATCGAGGACAGCGTGGGCGCGGCCGGGCCGCTGCTCGCCATCATCGGCTTCTTGGTCCTCCCCGTCATCTGGAGCATCCCGGAGGCGCTGATCACGGCGGAGCTGGGCGCCATGTTCCCGGAGAACGGCGGGTACGTCGTGTGGGTGGCGTCGGCGCTCGGCCCGTACTGGGGGTTCCAGCAAGGGTGGATGAAGTGGCTGAGCGGCGTCATCGACAACGCGCTCTACCCCGTCCTCTTCTTGGACTACCTCAAGTCCGGCGTCCCGGCGCTCGGCGGAGGCGCGCCGAGGgcgttcgccgtcgtcggcctGACGGCCGTGCTGACATTGCTGAATTACCGGGGGCTCACCGTCGTCGGATGGGTGGCGATCTGCCTTGGcgtcttctccctcctccctttttTCGTCATGGGGCTCATCGCGCTCCCCAAGCTCCGGCCGGCGAGGTGGCTCGTGATCGACCTCCACAACGTCGATTGGAATCTGTACCTGAACACTCTGTTCTGGAACCTCAACTACTGGGATTCGATCAGCACGTTGGCCGGCGAGGTGAAGAATCCCGGCAAGACGCTGCCCAAGGCGCTGTTCTACGCGGTCATCTTCGTGGTGGTCGCCTACCTGTACCCTCTCCTCGCCGGGACGGGAGCCGTGCCGCTGGACAGGGGGCAGTGGACAGACGGCTACTTCGCGCACATCGCGAAGCTGCTCGGCGGCGCGTGGCTGATGTGGTGGgtgcagtcggcggcggcgctgtcgaACATGGGCATGTTCGTGGCGGAGATGAGCAGCGACTCGTACCAGCTGCTGGGCATGGCGGAGCGGGGCATGCTCCCGTCCTTCTTCGCGGCGCGGTCGCGGTACGGCACGCCGCTGGCGGGCATCCTCTTCTCGGCCTCCGGCGTGCTGCTGCTCTCGATGATGAGCTTCCAGGAGATCGTGGCGGCCGAGAACTTCCTCTACTGCTTCGGCATGCTCCTCGAGTTCGTCGCCTTCATCCTGCACCGGGTGAGGCGCCCCGACGCGGCGCGCCCATACAGGGTGCCGCTGGGCACAGCCGGGTGCGTGGCGATGCTGGTGCCGCCGACGGCGCTGATCACCGTGGTGCTCGCGCTGTCCACGCtgaaggtggcggtggtgagCCTCGGCGCGGTGGCCATGGGGCTCGTGCTGCAGCCGGCGCTGAGGTTCGTGGAGAAGAAGCGGTGGCTGAGGTTCTCCGTTAACCCGGATCTCCCGGAGATCGGCGTGAttcgcccgcccgccgcgccggacGAGCCGTTGGTTCCGTAG
- the LOC127761168 gene encoding polyamine transporter PUT1 isoform X1 — translation MRASTPHGRRRNNNQVELQHPGHGEEEGGIGGSMADTGGRPEVSLATVRSPGHPAASTTAAAAADPGHADTGQEKPTVESAQPANGAAPMGECGTEYRGLPDGDAGGPMPSSARTVSMIPLIFLIFYEVSGGPFGIEDSVGAAGPLLAIIGFLVLPVIWSIPEALITAELGAMFPENGGYVVWVASALGPYWGFQQGWMKWLSGVIDNALYPVLFLDYLKSGVPALGGGAPRAFAVVGLTAVLTLLNYRGLTVVGWVAICLGVFSLLPFFVMGLIALPKLRPARWLVIDLHNVDWNLYLNTLFWNLNYWDSISTLAGEVKNPGKTLPKALFYAVIFVVVAYLYPLLAGTGAVPLDRGQWTDGYFAHIAKLLGGAWLMWWVQSAAALSNMGMFVAEMSSDSYQLLGMAERGMLPSFFAARSRYGTPLAGILFSASGVLLLSMMSFQEIVAAENFLYCFGMLLEFVAFILHRVRRPDAARPYRVPLGTAGCVAMLVPPTALITVVLALSTLKVAVVSLGAVAMGLVLQPALRFVEKKRWLRFSVNPDLPEIGVIRPPAAPDEPLVP, via the exons ATGCGCGCTTCCACTCCGCACGGCCGGAGGCGTAATAATAATCAGGTTGAGCTCCAGCATCCGGGGcacggggaggaggaaggagggatcGGGGGATCCATGGCGGACACCGGCGGACGCCCGGAGGTGTCGCTGGCCACGGTCCGGTCGCCGGGCCACCCGGCAGCTTctacgacggcagcggcggcggcggatcccgGCCACGCTGACACCGGGCAAGAG AAGCCCACCGTCGAGAGCGCCCAACCGGCGAACGGTGCCGCTCCGATGGGCGAGTGCGGCACGGAGTACAGGGGCCtccccgacggcgacgccggcgggccAATGCCGTCGTCGGCACGCACGGTTTCGATGATCCCGctcatcttcctcatcttctACGAGGTGTCCGGCGGGCCGTTCGGGATCGAGGACAGCGTGGGCGCGGCCGGGCCGCTGCTCGCCATCATCGGCTTCTTGGTCCTCCCCGTCATCTGGAGCATCCCGGAGGCGCTGATCACGGCGGAGCTGGGCGCCATGTTCCCGGAGAACGGCGGGTACGTCGTGTGGGTGGCGTCGGCGCTCGGCCCGTACTGGGGGTTCCAGCAAGGGTGGATGAAGTGGCTGAGCGGCGTCATCGACAACGCGCTCTACCCCGTCCTCTTCTTGGACTACCTCAAGTCCGGCGTCCCGGCGCTCGGCGGAGGCGCGCCGAGGgcgttcgccgtcgtcggcctGACGGCCGTGCTGACATTGCTGAATTACCGGGGGCTCACCGTCGTCGGATGGGTGGCGATCTGCCTTGGcgtcttctccctcctccctttttTCGTCATGGGGCTCATCGCGCTCCCCAAGCTCCGGCCGGCGAGGTGGCTCGTGATCGACCTCCACAACGTCGATTGGAATCTGTACCTGAACACTCTGTTCTGGAACCTCAACTACTGGGATTCGATCAGCACGTTGGCCGGCGAGGTGAAGAATCCCGGCAAGACGCTGCCCAAGGCGCTGTTCTACGCGGTCATCTTCGTGGTGGTCGCCTACCTGTACCCTCTCCTCGCCGGGACGGGAGCCGTGCCGCTGGACAGGGGGCAGTGGACAGACGGCTACTTCGCGCACATCGCGAAGCTGCTCGGCGGCGCGTGGCTGATGTGGTGGgtgcagtcggcggcggcgctgtcgaACATGGGCATGTTCGTGGCGGAGATGAGCAGCGACTCGTACCAGCTGCTGGGCATGGCGGAGCGGGGCATGCTCCCGTCCTTCTTCGCGGCGCGGTCGCGGTACGGCACGCCGCTGGCGGGCATCCTCTTCTCGGCCTCCGGCGTGCTGCTGCTCTCGATGATGAGCTTCCAGGAGATCGTGGCGGCCGAGAACTTCCTCTACTGCTTCGGCATGCTCCTCGAGTTCGTCGCCTTCATCCTGCACCGGGTGAGGCGCCCCGACGCGGCGCGCCCATACAGGGTGCCGCTGGGCACAGCCGGGTGCGTGGCGATGCTGGTGCCGCCGACGGCGCTGATCACCGTGGTGCTCGCGCTGTCCACGCtgaaggtggcggtggtgagCCTCGGCGCGGTGGCCATGGGGCTCGTGCTGCAGCCGGCGCTGAGGTTCGTGGAGAAGAAGCGGTGGCTGAGGTTCTCCGTTAACCCGGATCTCCCGGAGATCGGCGTGAttcgcccgcccgccgcgccggacGAGCCGTTGGTTCCGTAG